The sequence CTTGAGAGCGCGACTGTCGAAAGGCACAACCTGACAGTGTTTCCAATCATGCTTACATAACGATTTATGATTCCAATCTAAGCTTTCCTTTCTAGCATCATAGATTTCACCATCATAGATACTAGAAAACACCACCGGAGAGGCTTTGTATAGCCATGTGTCGTTACTCGCAATGACCTCTTCTTCGCCACTTTCATAACGCACCACAACCTGGCAAATAATGCCGGGCTTTTCAGCGTATAAGGCGCTATCACCTAACCAACCTAAACGCCCGCAATACCAGCCAGCTCCAACATGCATGGTAATCACGTTCTGTTCTTTAATTTGCTCGGTAATGTCGGCAGATTGATAAAGGTGATTTTCATTATAACTGGTGAAACCAGGCTTAAGCACCCCGTCTATCACCTCAGTGTCATTGAAGTACGCTTGATAAATTCCACCAGCTGTCGCATGAACAGTGACTGATTTAACCTGATGAATTCGCTCGATGTTAAAACACTTTTTAATGTAAAAAGCTTGTTGTTCATACGGTGTATCGTCGTCACCACAGGTTATATATCGAGCTATCCACGGCTCATTGACGATACCTGTTAAGAAATTTGACGCCTTCCAATCTGTGACTCGGTTTTGGCTATTCCAACATCTAACACGCACAAAATACGAAGTCGAACTTTTCAGAACAAGAGCGTCCGTTTTAACGTTAGCACTACAATCACTTTCAACCCTGCCTGAATCGAGTATCAGCTTTTTAAAACAGCTCGTTGTCGAGACTTGGTATTGATAAGCAACTTGGACATCATTGCGAGATGCGCTTCTCACTTTCCAAGTCAATTTAGGCATAGACTCGAGACAATTTGTCTCTAATTGATTGTTGAGATAGAGCTTGTCTATATATAATTTGTCTTCTTTCATGGATCTACTTTCAACATATTTGAATTGAAAAAAGCACATACCCAGTCGTTCAGTATGTGCTCACATTACAATGCCCCCAACTAGTCAGTAGCAGCCGATAGTTTGTAGTCTGGTTTTTTCACTGCTTTCAGCAGAGCAACACCGATACCGGCAACAATCATAGCCATGAATAGGAAGATCATTTTTCCCCAAAGCGGGTTAGGAACTAGCGTCAACAGAAGAATAAAGCCAGCGGCAACAAGAATCATTTTGCCCAACACTTGGCACTGTCTGTTATCTAACTCAATACTTTCAGGCGTGTCCTCTACAACTACCTCGGTTGCAACATTTGAGAAGAACTTTTCGATGTTCTTCTCACGCTCAGGAGCTAAGCCCTTGTAGAAGAATTGAGAGCAAACAAAGAACGGTAGAGTAATTAGGCCATGTCCAATAACACCAAGTGTTACAGATTTCATTTCCGTAAACTCACGATTAGTCAATGGCTGCTCCAAGTTTAATAAGCTCGCAATCATCTCTGGTGTAATTACAAATGCAATGGTCGCTGATACACACATACCGACTAAGATTGTACCGCCCACTGCCCACTCTGGTGTTTTCTTAATGTAGAAGCCCAACAAAGCCGGAATCAGAATCGGGAAACCAATCAGAGTATTAATCAGCATGGTCAAATCAAACAAACCGTACTGTCTAAGCGATGAAAGCCCAAGAGCCGCTAGAATGATCACAACCCCAAATGCTGCTGTTAGCATCTTGCCGACTTTCAAAAGGTGTTTTTCTGAAGCACCTTTATTAATATATGGCTGGTAGATACTCTTAATGACAATACCGGAGTTACCATTCAAACCAGAATCCATTGAGGACATCGTCGCTGCGAAGATTGCCGCGAGCAGCAGACCTATCATACCCACTGGCATTTCGCGTTTAACGAAAATGTAATAAGTTGCGTCTGTGACTTTATTACCTAAGCCTGTAATACCCCATGTTGAAGGATCTGGGTAATGGCCTGAAACAAACCATACCGGCAAGAACCAAACCAACGGACCGACTAACATAAGTGATGCCGCCAGCAATGCCGCTTTTCGAGCATTCTTAGTATCTTTTGCAGTGATGTATCGGTATGAACTCAACATGTTGTTCGTCGTCAAGAACTGCTTGATAAACATACATAGGAACCAACCTACAAATAGGTAAGTGTAGTTGTAACCGTCACCAATAATTGGGTTCTCTGGAAGACCATTCGACATGAGTTCAACAACACCGCCGCCCTTCCACAGCGCGACAAGACCAGTCACCAATGTCATCACAGTTAGAATAACCATCTGCATAAAGTCCGACGCAATAACGGCCCAACTGCCTCCAATCAAGGACATGAAAACAACGATACTGCCTGTAACAACAATCGTCACTTCCAATGGGACACCAACGACTGCACTTGCGAAAACCCCAAGCGCATTCACCCAAATAGCCGCCTGAAGAATACCCAAAGGCATTCTAGACCACATCATGATCTGTTCGTTAATACGGCCATAACGCATCCTCACACCTTCTAAAGGTGTAATCACTCGCATTTGTCTAGCTTTCGCAGCAAAGAACAGGTAGTTACATAAAAAACCCAGTGCAGAGGCATAAAACACAACAATTGCAACAGCGAAGCCACCCGTGAGACTTTTACCCATATGACCCGTAAACGTCATCGCACTGACTGCGGTCATGAATGAGGTTGACCCCACCATCCACCACAGCATCTTGCCGCCTCCCCTAAAATAGTCGCTGGTATTAGAACTGAACTTTCTGAATGCCCAACCGATCGCAATTAAGAAACCGAAATAGACAAAGAGTATAGCGATATCAATCATACTTCCCTCTCAACCTTCCATTAATAATCCGTTTACTACTCACAGCTCAATTTCATAATCAAACACAACTCGTTGCCCAGCCTCCTTTGACGGAGCGTCTTGAATCGTGATGGCGTTATGACCGATGTCGTCTAACTGTTGACTTAACGTCTCTCTAAGCTTGGTAACCACACCATCGTGCGATTTATATCCAATTAAGTTATCCAACTCGTATGGGTCTGCTTGTAAGTCGTACAAGAAGTCATCGACATAGGTATCAGACTCAACTTGCTTAACACTGTATTTCCATCGAGTTGTTCGAATGCATCGACCGACATGTGACTCACTGATTTCGACGTAAGCATGATTTCTCACGTTTTGGTCGCGTTTCTCTACAAGAGGAAGCAGTGATTGACCAGACATATCAGATGGAACCTCAATCCCACAGGCATCCAAAAGTGTGGGTGCGACATCCACTAAACTGACGGGGTTTTCGAATCGACCACCACGGTTAAACTGACCACCTGCCATTACCATAGGAATCTTGATTGATGCATCGTGGCATGAGCGCTTATATTCACCATTACGTGTTTTAAAGTGACAGCCATGGTCAGAAGTGAATATCACGATAGTGTCATCTAATAGATTTAGACTTTTTAATACGTCCTTTAAGCGACCATAAGCTTCGTCAATTCGCTTCACCATGCCGTAGTAACCTGGTAGGTGTGACGCACTGGTGCCGCCAAGCGCCTTGAGATCAGGTGGAGTCCAGTTGTCTAGATAACGCTCGCTATAACCTGTAGGTGCTGGGAAGTCATCACGATGATTCTGCATATGAGGCTCTAGTAAAGAAACCATCATATAAAAGGGTGAGTCCTGGTTTTCATCGATGTATCGAATGGCCTCATCAACAATCGCATCAACACGATACCCCGGTAGTTTCAACTCATTGCCGACTTCATCATAGACAACAGTGCGATAGGCATCTGAAACAAATTCAGGGATATTGGCTGCCCGCCAAGTTTGATACCCGCCCTGTGGGCTATCAAAAGGCCCAATGCAAGAAGCATTAAGATGCCACTTACCAAAGTAGCCTGTTTTATAGCCAGATTCGTTAAAGAAATGAGCGAGCGTTCGCTCATCAGAAGACATGCTACTACCATTGGTATTACAGTTAGTTTCTGATGCATATTTACCTGTCTGTAAACAGGCTCTAGCTGGCAAACACACCGGTTGAGGTGTGAATGCATTTTCAAAATGTGTTCCACGCACTGCATCGTGATCGAGGTTAGGAGTCAACCCCATCGGATTGCCATGCACACCTAATGTGTCAAACCTTTGCTGATCAGTAAAAAAAATAATAACGTTCTTCTTTTTCATAATAAATGTACCCTTGACACATAAAACGAAATATCGTTTCAGTAATTTGCATTTTATTTACAAGGAAATTATATTAATAAAGGACGACATAAACCCGTGAACTAAACCACAATAATTTTTCACTAATCTCTTTGTGGACAATTGCGTGAGCATAACCACAAAAATGAAATGGACATTTATTAGAATAGATACAACTTAATATAACTTAAGCGTATAGGCAGATTTATATTAATATATTTACAACGATTTGTAGTAAGAGAGCTAAAAATGGTGACTTGTGAGATTGAAACGCCAAACGATAAAGTGGCGGAAAATAACAATATTATCGATGGTGCAATCAGGCGTGTTTTAAACAAAATTGACCTTATGATGACTGTTTATCATGATGGTTTTCCTGCATCGGCTAGTGAAAACTTGGTCTACCCAAAGATAGATAACACTCAATGGACTACATGCTTTTGGCCAGGGTTGTTGTGGCTGGCCTATGAGTACACTCATGATGAAAAATACCGCCTTCTTGGTGAATCTTTGATCGATAAATTTGAGGAGCGACTCGACAAGAAGATCTGCCTTGAGACCCATGATATGGGCTTTTTGTTCACACTTTCCTGCCTTGCTCCATACAAAATTAATGGCAACGAGAAGGCAAAAGAGCTTGCTGTTCGTGCTGCTGACGTACTCATCAGTCGATACCATGACAAAGCACAAGTCATTCAGGCTTGGGGGAACGTCAATGACCCTAACCATAAAGTTCGTATGATCATCGATTGCAACATGAATCTCCCACTGCTTTATTGGGCAACAGATATCACTGGTGATCAAAAGTATCGAAACATCGCATTGAGCCACCTTGCGCGTTCAAATAGCCATATCATTCGTGATGACTACTCTACACACCATACCTACTTCTTCGATAAAAATGATGGCACAGCGATTGGTGGCAAGACTTTCCAAGGTTATTCAGATGAATCCACTTGGGCTCGTGGACAAGCTTGGGGCGTTTATGGTTTAGCCCTAAGTTACAAGCATACTGGTGACTACAGTTTGATTGAAATGTCGAAAAAACTTGCAGACTATTTTCTTGATCACCTTCCAGAAGACTTGGTGGCGTATTGGGATTTAACCTTCACCAGTGGAGATGAGCCAAGAGATAGTTCAGCAACAGCAATTTTCCTTTGTGGATTGCAAGAGTTACTTAAGCACATGCCTATTGGAGATACTGACAGAAGCCGTTATGAAGCTTTTGTAGATAAGGCAATTGAAAACCTATCTGCCTCTTACATCAGCGAAAACGACGATGAATACGGCGTTTTACTGCATGGCACATACGCAAAACCTGATGGCAGAGGGATTGATGAGTTCTGCATCTGGGGAGATTACTTCTTCCTGGAGGCTCTTATAAGAAAAAACCGAGATTGGAACACCTACTGGTAAAGATAAGTTTAACCCCCCCCCCCCCCAATTGGTACTTACCAGCTTGCCCATATCATTACTCAGGCAAATGATATGGGCCTTTTTCTAAGGAAATTTTATGAAAACTGCCGCGATACTCCTTTCATCTGGCTACGAAGAAGGCGAAGCCATCAACATTATTGACATACTGCGTCGATTACAAATAGAAGTGAGTATTCTATCGTGTGAAGACGCCCTTCATTTGAGCTCCTATCACAATGTCACCATCAAAGCCGATGATTATTTGTACAACAATCAGGATAAGATTTATGACGTTCTTATCCTCGTTGGTGGCCCACCAAATACCGACTATTTGGGCACGCATGAACCGACCAAAGAGATGATTGTTAATCACTTAAAATCAGGTTCTTACATAGCAGCAATTTGCTCATCCGCTGCAAAAATACTTGCTAGAAACAACTTTCTAGAGACACACCAGTATGTGTGCTGTGGCGAGTTTTACAAGAATTACGAAGATGGCGTTTACATTGACCGCCCCATTGTCATTGATGGACCATTCATTACAGGCAAAGATTACGGATACACCATCGATTTTGCGTTTGCCATTGCTCACCTGTTGCTAAGCGACCAGCGAACACGATCTCCAGAAATGAATGACATCGACTGGGTAGCAAAACATATAAACTATCGCAGATATAAAGATTACTAATTAATATAAATTACTTGGATAGTATTGAATTCTTTTTAATACTATCCGGTAAAAACAACCTCACTATCAATATCTGCTGTTGTATACATCATTTTTCGCCAGCCTTAAAACATGGCAATTATTGCCATGAAAGAAGTCAAAACTGAACACTGAACAATCAGATCAATTTGCATATCATATATAGTAAGATTGGCACTATATTGGATGTGTGTTGTATGAATCGTACTTTAATTATTTTAACTTTCGCTATTTTAAGTTTAAATTTTGCTTATAGCATCTTCACCAACACTCAAGTAAATAACATCAATACCATTAGTGAAAGCTATAAAGCAAACTATAATAATTCGTCACTAAAACCCAATTTCAATGAATTAGGTTCAGAACTTTACGCACTCAATAGAGCATACATTGAGAGCGATCAACTCGTTTACTTAGATTCAGCACAACACCTGATTGACGACTTCGTTAAAGACAATGCCCCTCAGGGTGATGAGCCGAATCAGATGGTTAGCTTTGATACGCTTGCAAGTATTTTTGCGACGGTAGCGTTAATCGAACGTGCCAATGATCGTTCTACGAGTTCAGATAGCTTCACATTAGAAACCAAGGGGTGGTTAAGAGAGTACCTCAACTCAACTTTAGTACTGAGAAGTCAAGCTCCCCCACATTCCGAAGAGCTGCATCACCTTCAATCCCAAGGGTTACTCATGGAGTTGAACCACTCTGTTGATTTTAACGAGGCCCAAGATCTACCAAACAGAAAAATCGCAATACGAAAACATGAATGTATCAATCCAGAGGTTTGCCCAAGTTCTATTAGGTTGTAGTTTCACGCTTATAAGAAGGCAATTTGCCAATCTGGTTGAGCACTCATCAAGTTTGTAAAATGATAAGCGTTGAAATCAGCTAAAACTTCAACGCTTATCTCAGAGTTAAGTAAACAGTTATAGTGTCTCTAACTTGTTTTTTAGTCTATACAACCCTTCCACGAAGTAGTAATCGCCGTAAATCAGGGAGCAGTCAATCCCAAGTCCTTTCGGGTAATTAAAAGTACCCCCGACCAAGATCCCTTGATTGCTACTATCCCCGTAGGTGCCGTAGTGTTTGTAAAGGCTTGCTAAAATATCACTCGCGGCAGTCAAATAGCGCTGGCGAAGCTCTTCCGTTGGAGCCAAATCTGATAGTAAAACCAACCCGCTTGCAGCACATGCCCCTGCAGACGTATCTCTTGGCGTCGTTTCATCTCTTGGTGCTCTGAAATCCCAATACGGTACAGAGTCATCATCAAGGTGATCGATAAAGAAATCTGCAGTCTTCATAGCAGCTTCAAGGTAACGTTCCTCTTTTGTATGCTGATAGCTCATTGCAAAACCATGAACAGCCCATGAAGCACCTCGACTCCAAGCTGAGTTCTCATCGTAACCTTGACCACCGTGGTAATGTTTTACATCTCCGGATAGGTAATCAAACTCAACCATGTGTTTTACTGAGCCATCTGGGCGAATAAACTCCTTCAACACAGTATCAGCATGAGCCATTGCGATAAGCTTAAATCGTGGCGCATCGAGTTGCTCTGCTGCCCAATACAAAATTGGCAGATTCATCATGCTATCAATGATACTAAGACCCTTTGGATCAGCATCATTAACATCATTTTTATTCCAAGCAGTCAGGAATCGACCATTGATATTAAAGCGGCTGGCTAGATGACTTGCCGCTCTCAGGGCTCGAGTTCTGGATTGCTCATTCCCCAACAACTCATACTGCTTTATTGACGTAAGCTGCCACATAAAGCCCACATCGTGATGGATATTGACATACTCATCTAGCGCAGCATCCATAGTGTCTTCACGCTGTATCGCGATATCTTTGAAAGGAGCGTAGTCTTCTTTTTCATGCAATAACCACAATAAACCAGGCCAAAAACCGACTACCCAGCCCCAAAGTCTGTCGCTATCCGTGTAGATTCCATCTGATGTCATTGTCGGGAAACGTGCTGAGATGTTCTCACTTGTAAACTTCACCTTCTCAAACGTATCGCTCCACGCTTGCTCAACCCATTGTAGATTATCTTTCATTCTTTACCCTTATCGATAATTTATATTATTTTTAGTCCAGAGTAGACCGCTCCCAGCCCGGCAACAACACACAACGCGAGTGAGATGTTACGCACCAGTTTTTGAGAAATGCGTGGCAAAACCGAGATCGCTAACTTATGGCCGGCATAGCCAGCAGGAATCAACGGCAAGGCCAGTAGCACATGCTTAATGCTCATGTATCCAATGGGGATCTGAATCACCAAAGACAAAGTTGAGCTCATTAAGAAGAACCCTGCTAGATTTGCACGAATCTGATTAACATTCTGATGTTGAAGTAACAATGCCATCGGCGGCCCACCAATACCTGAGCTTGTCCCCAAGAATCCAGAAAAGAAGCCCGCCAGCATTAAACGCCTCGGTGTGACATCAACTTTAAATGGTAACAAGCTGGCACCAACCGCGATAAGTACGGTAGAGCCTAGCAATACTGACAGTTGAGCCACGTCGATAAAATAGAGAATAGCAGCCCCGACACAGCTGCCAGGCAGCAAACCAATCGTGCTTTTTTTTAAGCCATTTAAGGAGATTTGCGTGCGATATTTAAACGTGTTGATGGAGGCAATGAACAAACCAACGATGATGATGGGGCCAGGAATATAGTCTGGTGATATGTAAAGCAAAAGAGGTGAGGCAACGATTGCCATACCAAAGCCCGTGGCAGTTTGAATGAATGCTCCTATGAAGATCAGGAACATAGCTAGTAATACAGTAACATCTATCAATTTTGATACCTTGCCGTCTTTAGTAACTCACACTTTGCGTGCTAGTACTATACGCCCAGCGAAAACGTGACGTCAAATTTTATAAACCTACGTTTTACTAAAATCACTGTTGTATTGATGTATGACAAATGAAATGTCGTTCTTCAGCAGAATTTACCCTTAACCTCGAATCGTTTACCTAGCGGCGGTCAGATACCCAAAACGTACCTTTAGATAATTGCAGTGCAAACATTTGGCAAAAATGATTGCACTGGTGTGCGCGACAAAAGACTGGAAGCAATGACGCTATCTATGAGTCCTACGCTTTTTTCATCAATTAGTACATAAGCAATGTCCCCTCATCCACATAATCTATACGTGAATTGATGATTTCATTTGCGATGAGCTCTTCATCAAAAACCGAATTGGCAATAAATAACGCCGGAATCGTTTTTTGATTAAAAGCTTTTGTTAAATCTCCTAGTTGTTTGTAGGTCCACTCTTTTTGGCCTTCTACATAAGGGATCATGTATTCCGCTGCCTTCTTAATACTCTGACCCTGTGGTCCTTCGTAATTCACCAAATCGACACCGACTTTACTTGCAAGCTCAGACACAATTAAGAAAGCCGTAAGGTTCATACTGCTATAATTGACAGACTTGGTTCTGCCGAGCTCGTGGGGTTGTGAGCCATCAAAAGCAATTTGTGATGATATCCGAGCAAACTTGACTTGTTCAGCATAACTCTTTGCTTGATCGAGCTGCCCCAAATACATCATGAGTCCCAAAACCTGTACATCATACCAAGTACCATGGTTATTCAACCTGGTACTTTCTTGCTGACCTAACTCACTCGTTTGCAACCAAGCTAAATATTCTGTTAACCACAGTTCTACCTCCTCAAGGAAAGATGGAGACGCTATCCCTGACTCTTCAAGCAGTTCCATGCTCGTTACAATATTGGACACTTGAACAAACTCTATAATACCAAATGGGCGACCATCACTATCTCCCGGAACACCTTGAGCATAGTTTAGGTTGGGGTTCATTTTTGTCTTCGGTGAAACAAGCCAAATGTCGATAAGTTCTAGCGCCTTCTCCATATACTTAGCATCATTTGTGTAAAGATAGGCGATATTTAAATGTTCCAAATCGGTAAGAAATGACTTAGTTCGCTTTTGGTCAGTGTTATCGCCTCTCGTTAATGGATTGACTTGGCCGTCTTTTCTTATCCAAGGAAGACCGTCCGCTTTAGTGTCATCTGGCCACCAATAAGGCCCAATGCTTACATAATCGTTGAGACTGCCACTCGGTCCTGGCCTTGGTTTGTTAGTGACAGGGTTCGCCTCACTCTCCAATGCCTTTTCGGCTAGTTCAATTTTATTTTTAAGAGCTGTCGTATACAACGCATGTTGATTATCAATTTTTTCTCTATTCTCTACAATTTTATCAATATTTATGTAGGTCAGCTGACTATTCAGGTCAATTTGATCTGCTACAGATGACATCGAAAAAACCATGAGGGTAGTTGCTATGATGTTTTTCATAAAAGCCTTTCATTTCAAATTTACAGAAGAATATTACGATTCGGTTGTTTCACTGTGCACAACTGATCAGCGGCTCATCGCTAGCCATGCCTAAAAACTGTAAATTTTTTATATAAAACAGTGAGTGTCAAACTTTGTGCACAAATAGAACATTATTTGCACAAACAGAGAGGGCCACCGAAACAAATCAACTTAAATTGTTGATTTTAATAATTAAATATTCAATGGCGGCGAAATTGAAAATTTTCATTTTGTTTGAAATTTTTCCAAAAGTATGACAATGAGCACACTATAAGATACTTAGTAAAAGCAGGAACTT comes from Vibrio astriarenae and encodes:
- a CDS encoding sodium:solute symporter family transporter; amino-acid sequence: MIDIAILFVYFGFLIAIGWAFRKFSSNTSDYFRGGGKMLWWMVGSTSFMTAVSAMTFTGHMGKSLTGGFAVAIVVFYASALGFLCNYLFFAAKARQMRVITPLEGVRMRYGRINEQIMMWSRMPLGILQAAIWVNALGVFASAVVGVPLEVTIVVTGSIVVFMSLIGGSWAVIASDFMQMVILTVMTLVTGLVALWKGGGVVELMSNGLPENPIIGDGYNYTYLFVGWFLCMFIKQFLTTNNMLSSYRYITAKDTKNARKAALLAASLMLVGPLVWFLPVWFVSGHYPDPSTWGITGLGNKVTDATYYIFVKREMPVGMIGLLLAAIFAATMSSMDSGLNGNSGIVIKSIYQPYINKGASEKHLLKVGKMLTAAFGVVIILAALGLSSLRQYGLFDLTMLINTLIGFPILIPALLGFYIKKTPEWAVGGTILVGMCVSATIAFVITPEMIASLLNLEQPLTNREFTEMKSVTLGVIGHGLITLPFFVCSQFFYKGLAPEREKNIEKFFSNVATEVVVEDTPESIELDNRQCQVLGKMILVAAGFILLLTLVPNPLWGKMIFLFMAMIVAGIGVALLKAVKKPDYKLSAATD
- a CDS encoding glycoside hydrolase family 88 protein gives rise to the protein MKDNLQWVEQAWSDTFEKVKFTSENISARFPTMTSDGIYTDSDRLWGWVVGFWPGLLWLLHEKEDYAPFKDIAIQREDTMDAALDEYVNIHHDVGFMWQLTSIKQYELLGNEQSRTRALRAASHLASRFNINGRFLTAWNKNDVNDADPKGLSIIDSMMNLPILYWAAEQLDAPRFKLIAMAHADTVLKEFIRPDGSVKHMVEFDYLSGDVKHYHGGQGYDENSAWSRGASWAVHGFAMSYQHTKEERYLEAAMKTADFFIDHLDDDSVPYWDFRAPRDETTPRDTSAGACAASGLVLLSDLAPTEELRQRYLTAASDILASLYKHYGTYGDSSNQGILVGGTFNYPKGLGIDCSLIYGDYYFVEGLYRLKNKLETL
- a CDS encoding sulfite exporter TauE/SafE family protein; translation: MFLIFIGAFIQTATGFGMAIVASPLLLYISPDYIPGPIIIVGLFIASINTFKYRTQISLNGLKKSTIGLLPGSCVGAAILYFIDVAQLSVLLGSTVLIAVGASLLPFKVDVTPRRLMLAGFFSGFLGTSSGIGGPPMALLLQHQNVNQIRANLAGFFLMSSTLSLVIQIPIGYMSIKHVLLALPLIPAGYAGHKLAISVLPRISQKLVRNISLALCVVAGLGAVYSGLKII
- a CDS encoding alginate lyase family protein, giving the protein MKNIIATTLMVFSMSSVADQIDLNSQLTYINIDKIVENREKIDNQHALYTTALKNKIELAEKALESEANPVTNKPRPGPSGSLNDYVSIGPYWWPDDTKADGLPWIRKDGQVNPLTRGDNTDQKRTKSFLTDLEHLNIAYLYTNDAKYMEKALELIDIWLVSPKTKMNPNLNYAQGVPGDSDGRPFGIIEFVQVSNIVTSMELLEESGIASPSFLEEVELWLTEYLAWLQTSELGQQESTRLNNHGTWYDVQVLGLMMYLGQLDQAKSYAEQVKFARISSQIAFDGSQPHELGRTKSVNYSSMNLTAFLIVSELASKVGVDLVNYEGPQGQSIKKAAEYMIPYVEGQKEWTYKQLGDLTKAFNQKTIPALFIANSVFDEELIANEIINSRIDYVDEGTLLMY
- a CDS encoding sulfatase-like hydrolase/transferase translates to MKKKNVIIFFTDQQRFDTLGVHGNPMGLTPNLDHDAVRGTHFENAFTPQPVCLPARACLQTGKYASETNCNTNGSSMSSDERTLAHFFNESGYKTGYFGKWHLNASCIGPFDSPQGGYQTWRAANIPEFVSDAYRTVVYDEVGNELKLPGYRVDAIVDEAIRYIDENQDSPFYMMVSLLEPHMQNHRDDFPAPTGYSERYLDNWTPPDLKALGGTSASHLPGYYGMVKRIDEAYGRLKDVLKSLNLLDDTIVIFTSDHGCHFKTRNGEYKRSCHDASIKIPMVMAGGQFNRGGRFENPVSLVDVAPTLLDACGIEVPSDMSGQSLLPLVEKRDQNVRNHAYVEISESHVGRCIRTTRWKYSVKQVESDTYVDDFLYDLQADPYELDNLIGYKSHDGVVTKLRETLSQQLDDIGHNAITIQDAPSKEAGQRVVFDYEIEL
- a CDS encoding DJ-1/PfpI family protein, which produces MKTAAILLSSGYEEGEAINIIDILRRLQIEVSILSCEDALHLSSYHNVTIKADDYLYNNQDKIYDVLILVGGPPNTDYLGTHEPTKEMIVNHLKSGSYIAAICSSAAKILARNNFLETHQYVCCGEFYKNYEDGVYIDRPIVIDGPFITGKDYGYTIDFAFAIAHLLLSDQRTRSPEMNDIDWVAKHINYRRYKDY
- a CDS encoding glycoside hydrolase family 88 protein, with amino-acid sequence MVTCEIETPNDKVAENNNIIDGAIRRVLNKIDLMMTVYHDGFPASASENLVYPKIDNTQWTTCFWPGLLWLAYEYTHDEKYRLLGESLIDKFEERLDKKICLETHDMGFLFTLSCLAPYKINGNEKAKELAVRAADVLISRYHDKAQVIQAWGNVNDPNHKVRMIIDCNMNLPLLYWATDITGDQKYRNIALSHLARSNSHIIRDDYSTHHTYFFDKNDGTAIGGKTFQGYSDESTWARGQAWGVYGLALSYKHTGDYSLIEMSKKLADYFLDHLPEDLVAYWDLTFTSGDEPRDSSATAIFLCGLQELLKHMPIGDTDRSRYEAFVDKAIENLSASYISENDDEYGVLLHGTYAKPDGRGIDEFCIWGDYFFLEALIRKNRDWNTYW